A window of the Planococcus citri chromosome 4, ihPlaCitr1.1, whole genome shotgun sequence genome harbors these coding sequences:
- the LOC135843766 gene encoding uncharacterized protein LOC135843766, which produces MESDESYHSQEPLPDFHITFTLQTLQDIAASKYAFISWCTSSDLDLDLPHIPSSIRSMIDDKIPPISKEIVKCRNNFQRLIGDISPEVILNCAAFNSAGGICCRTTVKNILASNLLGFDSMKQFEIACSYSIEEDVERLWPLVKDNEVFHQYRFDISSVPSRVTIMDYWCSRMRGELLEFYEPEGKSAEWYTVSELLSVYENVKTWTEIEYFWCKLNTQERKCLVDRIWKIRDSIKYDLIVKSITDTVLNNVIRTSWFLLIEHFALDDIYYQYALLLWNYGKSTTIFKDTTVYDILHRLSDAAPQCEYKYVTIVLKEIWLSAADHLKNYVCSGYFRVEKLFEKCLLNADIRSFAGRDYGFLIEVLKYASFDIRQQMWDNWWPRLTLANISDIRELMTLCFDNVNDIVRFKQIDLLNYQLERDFDDFVHSESLEKISEYLMFCYSDADENEKLVRITKTLIIVEQMSWIIGHDSDLTLSKFFKFFDDCFTLEEEGELLECHIPDKETGLLSLWISFSSFDTFDKILRYLKFSDQRLMELKGFFKERCRHVSTFGNFNSFSVDDWDKFLKWCGFSPEEVSEFRCNIQIDNMFEKFLLKMYMLLMTWKYRPRSLEAVCFRKIGFSSIDGFLLWYFGSEQAAKQYKLSKMDDGENCKVIEHFLEEEDYNTRAFFLFWINT; this is translated from the coding sequence ATGGAATCCGACGAATCCTACCATTCGCAAGAACCTCTTCCAGATTTCCACATCACGTTCACTCTACAGACCCTGCAAGATATAGCTGCATCAAAATACGCGTTCATTAGCTGGTGTACTTCCAGTGACCTTGACCTTGACCTTCCGCACATCCCGTCCAGTATTCGGTCGATGATCGACGATAAAATCCCACCGATTAGTAAAGAGATCGTAAAATGCAGGAATAATTTCCAACGTTTGATCGGCGATATATCTCCCGAAGTTATACTCAACTGCGCAGCTTTCAACTCAGCTGGCGGTATTTGCTGTAGAACAACAGTCAAAAATATACTCGCGTCGAATTTGCTCGGATTCGATTCGATGAAACAGTTCGAGATCGCTTGTTCGTATTCCATCGAGGAAGATGTTGAACGTTTGTGGCCGCTGGTCAAAGATAACGAAGTATTCCACCAATACAGATTCGACATCTCATCTGTACCTAGCCGCGTTACAATAATGGATTATTGGTGTTCTCGTATGAGAGGCGAATTACTGGAATTTTACGAACCGGAAGGAAAATCTGCCGAATGGTATACGGTTTCCGAGCTACTTTCAGTATACGAGAATGTGAAAACCTGGACAGAAATCGAGTACTTTTGGTGTAAGTTGAACACCCAAGAACGAAAGTGCCTCGTAGACAGAATTTGGAAGATACGAGATTCTATAAAATACGATTTGATCGTGAAATCGATCACGGATACGGTGCTGAATAACGTTATTAGAACGTCATGGTTTCTATTAATTGAACATTTTGCCTTAGATGACATCTATTACCAATATGCTTTACTGCTTTGGAACTATGGAAAGAGCACAACGATCTTTAAGGATACCACCGTCTACGATATTTTGCACCGTTTATCGGATGCGGCACCCCAGTGCGAATATAAGTACGTGACGATCGTACTCAAAGAAATATGGCTTTCTGCTGcggatcatttgaaaaattacgtctGTAGTGGTTACTTTcgcgttgaaaaattgttcgagAAATGTTTACTAAACGCGGATATTCGCTCTTTCGCTGGTCGCGATTATGGGTTTTTGATCGAAGTATTAAAATATGCCAGCTTCGATATCAGGCAACAAATGTGGGACAATTGGTGGCCACGATTGACTCTAGCCAATATCTCGGATATACGCGAATTGATGACTTTGTGTTTCGACAATGTAAACGATATCGTCAGGTTTAAACAAATCGACTTGTTGAATTACCAATTGGAACGTGATTTCGACGATTTCGTGCATTCGGAATCGTTGGAAAAGATATCCGAGTACTTGATGTTCTGTTATTCCGATGCTGATGAGAATGAAAAACTAGTACGTATTACGAAGACACTAATAATCGTTGAACAAATGAGCTGGATCATTGGCCATGATTCTGATCTCactttgagtaaatttttcaaatttttcgacgattgtTTTACATTAGAAGAAGAGGGCGAATTGCTCGAATGCCACATTCCAGATAAAGAAACCGGTCTGTTGTCATTGTGGATTTCGTTTAGCAGTTTTGATACatttgacaaaatactgcgTTATTTGAAGTTTTCGGATCAACGTTTGATGGAATTGAAGggatttttcaaagaaagatGTCGACATGTTTCGACGTTCGgtaattttaattcgttttccGTAGATGATTGGGATAAGTTTCTGAAATGGTGCGGATTCAGTCCGGAAGAAGTATCAGAATTCAGATGTAATATTCAGATAGATAAtatgttcgaaaaatttctgttgaaaatgtACATGTTATTGATGACTTGGAAGTACCGTCCTAGATCTTTGGAGGCTGTGTGTTTCAGAAAGATTGGGTTTTCTTCGATCGATGGGTTTTTACTGTGGTATTTCGGCAGTGAACAAGCTGCGAAACAgtataaattgagtaaaatggATGATGGCGAGAATTGTAAagtaattgaacattttttggaagaagaagatTACAACACTCgtgcattttttcttttttggattaaTACATGA
- the LOC135845717 gene encoding uncharacterized protein LOC135845717, whose product MMDDSYDYSTLLNIAVHYYYNSSIIPENIRKMTETVCTNVSKHSPTTTFETSIIAIISFFVSYQFQVVVAENELTQNVQVEVPDDWRNAIYIHHKNQMANYFIKLHDQTFIVCLVYNSTIEKTVLTLCHDKRDFILTLRKMEIDGLLIEQVKDRWAAHILTTLDKSLRSAVKNAVLNQPPSSEGSPSSQVDLLDS is encoded by the exons ATGATGGACGATTCGTATGATTATAGTACGTTGCTCAATATAGCTGTACATTATTACTATAATAGTTCAATTATACCGGAAAATATAA gaaaaatgaCAGAAACTGTGTGCACTAACGTCTCCAAACACAGTCCCACTACTACTTTTGAAACATCGATAATAGCTATAATTAGTTTCTTCGTCAGTTATCAATTTCAAGTGGTTGTTGCTGAAAATGAACTAACTCAGAATGTCCAAGTAGAAGTGCCGGATGATTGGCGGAATGCCATTTACATTCATCATAAGAATCAAATGGCGAATTATTTCATCAAGTTACACGATCAAACATTTATCGTATGCTTAGTTTACAATTCAACTATAGAAAAAACAGTACTAACTTTATGT CATGACAAACGTGACTTTATATTGACGTTACGCAAAATGGAAATAGATGGGCTGCTGATCGAGCAGGTGAAGGATCGCTGGGCCGCTCACATATTAACTACCCTCGACAAAAGCCTCAGATCAGC ggTGAAAAATGCGGTCCTCAACCAGCCTCCATCAAGTGAAGGTTCGCCGAGTTCACAAGTTGACCTTCTTGATTCTTGA